One part of the Lycium ferocissimum isolate CSIRO_LF1 chromosome 8, AGI_CSIRO_Lferr_CH_V1, whole genome shotgun sequence genome encodes these proteins:
- the LOC132067048 gene encoding uncharacterized protein LOC132067048: MSALESPLEALAFNYLSFGLFTVVNNIWAWVAVITAAFSFWRIKTSSTLSKPAIRGEFPGGIVFVPPSEQADSVPANNETSTTSPTTTITSLSPRVLDDELGGTKGKFTTYFELDDVNHHNRADTKGRDEFKILSQWIQNDMLASSYVEEEELCKEWYESWEKVIKTRKREMGWYNCQDLMVINGNVVRLWGGCRRFRDRKPPYSWVA; encoded by the coding sequence ATGAGTGCATTAGAATCTCCCCTAGAAGCTCTAGCATTCAACTACTTGAGTTTCGGACTCTTTACGGTTGTCAACAATATATGGGCTTGGGTGGCTGTAATAACTGCGGCGTTTAGCTTCTGGAGGATCAAAACATCCTCAACATTGTCAAAACCAGCCATACGTGGAGAGTTCCCCGGTGGTATAGTGTTTGTACCACCGTCAGAACAAGCTGATAGTGTACCAGCTAATAATGAGACCTCAACAACATCTCCTACAACAACAATTACATCGTTGTCCCCTCGTGTGTTGGACGATGAGCTAGGAGGAACCAAAGGGAAATTCACGACATATTTTGAGCTTGATGATGTGAACCACCACAATCGTGCAGATACAAAAGGCAGAGACGAATTCAAGATTTTAAGTCAGTGGATACAGAATGACATGCTTGCTAGCAGTTATGTAGAGGAGGAGGAATTATGTAAGGAGTGGTATGAGAGTTGGGAAAAAGTGATTAAAACAAGAAAACGTGAAATGGGGTGGTATAATTGCCAAGATTTAATGGTGATTAATGGTAACGTAGTTAGATTATGGGGAGGTTGTAGACGGTTTAGGGACCGGAAACCACCGTATTCTTGGGTGGCGTAG
- the LOC132066488 gene encoding uncharacterized protein LOC132066488, with protein MPAARVFNGFNRTCETTKGEITLPVNTVGIVQHTKFYVIDGKMRYNALIDRLWVHNMRAVPSTLHQMLKFPTPDGIKTIHGGQPTVKEMFAVEEAVPEPKSSVPRDTENPSSGKGTK; from the coding sequence ATGCCGGCAGCCCGGGTCTTCAATGGGTTTAACAGGACATGTGAAACTACCAAGGGAGAGATCACTCTACCGGTGAACACTGTCGGGATTgttcaacatacaaaattctATGTCATTGATGGCAAAATGAGGTATAATGCTTTGATCGACAGACTGTGGGTACATAACATGAGGGCAGTGCCCTCAACTTTACATCAGATGCTGAAGTTTCCAACTCCGGATGGAATAAAAACTATCCATGGAGGACAACCGACAGTAAAAGAAATGTTTGCGGTCGAAGAAGCAGTTCCTGAACCAAAGTCATCCGTACCCAGGGATACTGAAAACCCGAGCAGTGGTAAAGGTACTAAATAG